The genomic interval GATGAAGCGTTCGATGAGGACTCCGGCGTCCTTGTCAGTCGCACCGCCACGAGCAACGGACCCATTGCCATGGCAGCCGCGGACGGTGTGGAGGTGAATCTGCGTCGCCTCGACATGTGCGCCGGGTTTCTCGTTTCTGCAACATTGTACTCAAAGGACACGTGCTTGAACCGCGAGCGCAATGTGTTCTACATGGTGAGGCGGCCGAGGAGCTCGACGCCGCTCTGCCTGGTACCGCTGTGTATTTACGGCacgcccagcagcagctgcgtctcTATGATGGTTCGCAAGGTTAGGGTTCACGGGGAGACTACGTGGGAGATCGTGAACGTGAGCGAGCCCCTGCTGCGCAAGGACGTGAAGAGTCTTATCTTGAAGCTTCAAGAGCGAGGCTTAGCGGATCCAGCTCATTTTGCACGCGACTATGAGCTGAAAGCTGCGGCCAACcgaggtggcgacggcggcagcgtagGCACAGAGGAGGATGTGCTCAGTGGCAGTGGGCaaagcagcaacagcgagcTGCACGCCTCAGCCTCGCATAAGCGTCTCAGCTATGCTTTCGAGCAGGAGCAGAGCCTCACGTCCATGCGTGCATCGCTGACGGGTGAGCGGCACTGCCCACTCCCGCGTAACCGTAGCAGCCGCACCTTCTCCACTTTACTCACTGACGTGCCGCGAGTGGTACGAGAGGGGAGGCGCCAGTACAACGTTGGCAGATCTCACGTGCAGACAAACTTATTTGACGGGGACACTTCTGAAGAGGACGAAGTGCTTGACGACGCGATGCGGGCGGTGGTGCCCCGCTACGCAGATGCCTCGCTTGTGCGGTACGAGAACGGCGCCTACAACGTCGGGTCAAGGGTGGGCAACCTTGCTACGCACTACGTCAGCCATCGCGAGACGTACGGACTCGATGCGGCCAGGCAGCGTTTGTCTGGTGGAGGGCGGCTAGGAGGTTCGAGAGACGAGCTGCTTCCATCTctcggcgcgccgcgagCGCGCTCTTCGGCAGACTTGGTGACACTGCTTCCGGTGCTCGATCGCTGCCAGCCAGATGATAGCGAGTTTGCTGCAAGGCCCGAGCTTCCCGCAGACCTGCTGTTCACTTCGCTAGACAGGCAACTTGCTGCCagagcgcagctgcacagcagcTCCATAAACGCGAATATGAAGAAGCGGCAAAGCACAGTCGGGCGAGCCCACCACAGCTCATCGCTTCGCAGATCGAGGCGTCGCAAGGGGAGCAAACGGCCTCCTTCGGCGCGTGCTAGTGGAAGGAGCCGATCGCAGGCGAAGAAAAAGGGAGGTGGGAAGAAAGCTAAGGGCACGCGTGGGCCGAAGTCCGCGTCTGGTATCCCAGGGTATCGCAGCGCGAGTGCAAGCCCGCAgcgctcctcgtcgtcctcatcGGCACACAAGCTGAAGGCACGGAAAATGCAAAGCCGTGTTTCAAGCGGCAAGTCCTGAGGTGGAAGCGGGAACCAAACGCAATTGTCCGAACGGGCAGGTGGTATTGCTGCGTATTCGCACCTCTTTAACCCCCCCTTCCACACCCGGCGCAAGCTGACACAAAACACTGGTGCAGCTTGCACCGATTCCTCACCCCTTGTCCCCATTGCCGCACGTGTTCCGTCGTCCCTCACACAGGACGGGAGAAGCCGGGAGCGCGACTCTTAGTTATGTAAATTACACCTTTCTTGCGTCTTCGGTTCttctttgtgttttttttttccgaCTCTCTGCCGCCTTTTCTCTGGAAACGCTTCACAGCTTcttgcgtctctctcttttcttttgttgttgtgcgcAGTCGAAGTTGGGGGGGGTTTCCGTTAGCGGGCGCGCCCTCCTTTTCGGTGTTTGCATACTGTCCGTTCTCCTGTGTGTAGACACAGCTTTCAAGCCAAGCAGcaaaaagagaagaagcTGGTACTTTAGTGCGACACtagtgtatgtgtgtgtgtgggtggtgtgtgtggggggggcaCAAACTCTAAGGTGCCGGCACCATCGATGTGCggctctttttttgttgagggaggggggcagctCACACACATGAGACAGCAAAGGTTGGACGTGTGCTCGAGGTTCATTGTTCAATGGCCTCCAATAATACCGGACGAGCCGCGCGCACATGTGCTTGCGTATGGACCGGGGGTACTCTGTTCGGCGCGCCCATGCGATGTCAAAAAGTTctcggctgctgcaccgtgATGACTTCTGTCTTGTGCTCACAGTATTCACCGAGAGTCGTAGCTTGTACTGGTGACTTGAGCAGCTTTCTTGGCCTGCTGCACGAACCCACTTGCTCTTCAGTGTTGGCTCTGCATCTCGGTATTGCTGCTTCCTCGACGAGGCTCATGAAGGGTTTGCTGTTGCCTTCGGCTGCCTCTCTCACTTtcgcttcttcctctctcacaTCCCTTTCCTCACTTTTCTGCCCTTTCGTTGGTTGGCTGTGCCCCTTTCTCGTGAGCAGTGCGCGCGGTCTCATtgaaaacaacagcaacaacggtGACCAAACTGTGTGTTTCTTATTTTGCACTTCCGTGcttgctcctgctgctcacATTGGTCCATGGCAATTTCTTTTGTGGTCTTCTCTCCGCTCCTTTCACTCTGCTTTGTCGTCTTTACCTTTCGCATGTACTACCGCTAGCAAAGCAGGGAAAGAGGTTGTTTCAGGGCAAGGAAGTAGCAAACTATATAGCCAAGAGGCAGAAGCCAACGAAAAACACTCGCTTCAGCTTTGAGGATGCTAGCGCATCCTATCCTCGCCTccgaggatgacgaggagTATGTGATTCGTGTTATCTTCTGCCTGCCGGCCCTCCTCGATGCATACTTCGACGCGGTCGAGACGATTTGTGCGGAGCCGTCCCCGCCGCCAGAGTCCAAAACTCGCGCAGATATTCTGTACCTCACGAttcagcagcgcctggtTGTTCTGGGGCGCGTGCCTCCCAGCACATTTCGACATTTCGACGAAGTCTCCGGCACGGAGACAGAGGACAAGGAGCTTCCTAAACTCATTGATCAGCTGCGCCATGTCTTCCTCGAGAACAAGGTGGACATTGGCCCACAGGCACTCTTGTGGCGCAAGCGGTCCCTGTCGCTGGCGAGGGAGTGCTCCGATCATATGAATCGCTGCCGCGTCCGCTTTTCCTTGAGCAGGAAGGTGCGGCGCAAGCTGGTCGCGTACGGCTCGTCGCCGTGCGCATTCAGCATGATTTCTTTCGGTCTCATAGTCATCTTTTCTTGCAGTGCTCTAGTCATCATACCAGCCGTGCAGGCCCCACTGGCGAGTGGGCTGGCCGTCGGCTGTGTCGCTTGCGTGCTTCTTGTCCTCTCTGCATCCCTCGTCTCCTTCAACCTCTTCACTGCTGTGCGCTCCTTGCACATTTTGTACTCGCAGCTATTCCACGAGTACTTGATCGCCGGCGGGTCACCGTCTGACATCCTGCTAAATTCGTTGCAAGAGCCGTCCTTCAAACAACGGGGAAAGGACGGTCCGCGGGACAGTGGGACGAAGCGGCTAGAGATGGGTCGTGAGACCAAGACGGGCTACTACACCATCCCCTACGGCGACGAGAACAGAATTGGCTACATCGAGGGCAAGCAGCTGAATGCGCAGGTGGTGATGATCGCCTTCGATAGCAACTACCAGATTACATGGTGGAATAacgcggcggaggtgatgACGGGGTTCTTGCAAGACGGGTGCATCGGCAAGCCGCTGAACGAGCTTGTCCAGTGCTTCAACGACGAGGATGTGTGCTCCCTTATCAAGCACACGCGTCGCGGAAATCTGCTTAAGATCAAGCTCTGCTCCCTCACCGCAGCCCCAACAACACTCAGCACCGTGGTGGCACCAATTCTGAACTGCGACAGCAAACCCATCGGTAATGTGCTGATCTGCGCGAACTCGCTCGATAACTTGAGAGAGTACCGCATTTATATGCACAACTATCAAGTGAGCGAAACAATCGGTGCCTTGTCCTTCTTATCGGAGCGCTCCTCTCTGTCGCACGAAGATTCCACTCTCGTCAACTCCCTGAGGCGCTTTGTCAGGAACGGTCTGGCAAACCACGTGGAAGCCCTCGCGCGGGAGATGGAGTCTGACTGGGACTGGACAagcgtggagcagctgctgggtCGCGCCTTGGGTCATCGGATCGGGCTGCATGAGGTGATTGTGGACCCGCTGTTCCCGCCCACGCTATGCGTCAACCCAGACGTGGCCAAGACGTTTGGGACCGTCGTCGGGCTAGCCAATGGCCACTGTACGGTAACTCTACAAATGCTGAACTTGACAGGCAACGTCTTTTCGCTGGCCGTGACCGTGCTGCTGGGCCCCAAGTGCCGGCCGTGGGAtcaggcgcagctggagcaacagctggagcagctgttGCGCAGCACGGCAGGAAGCGTGTACCTTCTCGAGGAGCGCGTGGTGCTGCATTTCCCATGTCAAGTGGCACCGATCttggacgacggcgacgagggcgatGCCAACCCTACCTCCGACCAGGCGCTGCAGATCACGCAGGCCAGGGCCATCATCAACTGCACGGTGAACGTGGTGACCGCCATCACGAACATGGTGGATCAACACAACTTGTCCCTTATATTGCTCAAGACCATgtttgtctctctcgccagcgtgcgcgagcgcagcgACCTCGAGCAACGCTTGTCTGCCCGCCCATGTGATGTAGATGTGATTATTTGCGACAGCGAGTGGCTCAGCTCGTCCCGTGATCTTCTCATGAACAACGACCACGGCGCCATGGTGATCCCGCTGATCGATGCCCAGATGCCAGTTCCAGGCGATGTGCAGCACGCGATTCGCATGCCGCTTGTGCGACGggatgtgcagcagctcatctTGGAGGTTGGCAAGGCGGTGTCTATGAAGAAGAACGCCATCTCCGCCCGCGAGGAGCGTGAGCGAATCCTCACGCTGCGGCAGGACTCACCATGGACGCGCGGCAAGCTGCTCGGGCGCGGGTCGTACGGTGCCGTGTACGAGGCGACTAGCGATCTTACCGGCGGCAAGATGGCGGTGAAGATGTTCTACTTCTCGCAGAACGTCGAGTCGTCGATTAGCACGTTGCTGAACGAGGTCTCCATCATGTGCAGTCTGAACCACCCCAACATTGTGCACTACTTCCACTGCGAGCGCAAGGACAACAACGTAAGCTTGTTCATGGAGCTGTGCGAGGCTTCTCTAACAGACATCATTGTAGGACGGCGGCAAAAGCCGGCCCACCTGTCCGTCGTGCAGATCATTCGGCAAGTTCTGACCGCCATTGCTTACTTGCACAGTCGAGGCATCGCCCATCGAGATGTCAAACCCCAGAACATTCTTTTAAAGGGCGAGACGGTGAAGTTGACCGATTTTGGTACTGCGATTCAGGGCAATGCGGGCAAAGAGGTGCGAGGCACATTCCGGTACATGGCCCCGGAGGTCTACAAGGGTGACCCCCACTCACTGAGCTGCGACATATGGTCTATCGGCTGCCTTGTGTGCGAGCTGTTTGCGTGCCCGACCCCCTTCATGCAGAACTCATCGCTGCTGGGTGAGATGACATCCACCGTGGACTACCTGACGAGGGTGCCGCAAAACGCGGTCTTGATCGACTTTTTGGCGAAGTGCTTCCAACTTGACCCTGAGCGGCGCTGGGGAGCTGGTGATCTTCTCATGCATTCTCTGCTTTCCGGCAATGCCACAGCTTCATCTCTGATGAAGCTGGAGACGATTTTTGACGCGAAGCATAGCAATCCTCTCGACCCATCAAGCCAATCCGTGTTTTCCTTACGGTCTGCGTAAGAGAGTTAGCGGAGGAGCAGAGGGGCAGGAAGACGAGGTGCCGCATGCTCAATGACCGCCTCTCTAGCACGCGaatgccctctctctccgcggTCGGAAGCACAGCAGCTGATGGGGGTGTTCTTTCGTTATTCGTGCtttttccctctttttcgttaTTGTTGTCTGCCAGACACGAAAGCGCCCTCGATGAGGGTGTAATGGGTCAGATGCCGGTAATGGTGGTACGCGAGCACCTGCACGAGAgttctctttctccttttcttCGTTTGCGTGCGGAGGTGCTCATACTGCTCCGAGGACAGGAGAGGGAAaaggtgagggggggggcttgtCGGGACAAGGTTCTGTGAGGGCGCCAGGAAAGGAAGGCGGTGCGCAGTGCACCTCGTCCTTGTCTCTTGTGTATGGATGTTGGTGTGCATATCTCAGTAGGTTTGTTCGTCTTTGCTCTCCTcacttctccctcctcctttccccctcgttcttctcttctttctgttcgctgtatgtgtgtttgtgtccgGGGCCGTCTGGCGCCGATCAAGCAGCATGTATCCGAAAAGGGCTCGAGGAAGGACAAGAAGCTCCTGTTTTATGCGTGGCCCAATTCAGCTTCAGGCGGTTCGTCCAAGGCGACTAGGATTTCGCCGTGGTGTAACAGACGTATGTGAACTGTGGCTGTGAGCTTCTATTTGCTGACGTGTTCGTGGCCAAGTGCCACATCGCGAGAAGTATGGGTGTGTCTGGTATTCTAGATGCCGGGACATTGTGTTTTGGAGTGTGTTTCCTCTGTCTATATGTCCTGTCCCTGTGTttccgctccttctccttgcTCTTTCTTCCGCCAAGACGGACGCACATGTTCGGATCTGAGTGCTGTACATTGCACCCTACACTATTCCGCATGTTAACACAGAAAACACAACACTAATtcacactcacgcacaccgacgcaTCCTTCTGCTTCACATTTTAGAAGAGAACCCGCACACCCGAAGAAAATACACGGCTGCGCACACCGAtgagcggcgacgccgacgcttTCTATACGAGCGCATTAAAAGTGGAACGGGCTGCTCGCAGGGTTAGCGCGacacaaagagagacacaGCAAATGATGTATGGCCAGCAGGGCTGTCGACGATAGGGAGGGAGGCCGCGTTGAAAGAACTGTCTTCCACTCCCAGTTGCCTCTCCGAGTTCCCCTCGTccatctccctcttttttgtttgctgaGGTGTTTGCcagaaacgaaaaacaatGAGAACGTAGCGAGGGGAACAGGAGAAGAGCAATAGAGGGTACCGAAAGCATAGACGCATGGCGCATGATTACAGGTGTTGGATCTTTGCTTGTTTGGATTTCTTCTTCGCCCTCATGACAGGGGAAGGAACCCTTTGAGTGCGCGGCATTTCAGGGGTCAGTGCCCactctgtgtggggaggccagGTGGCCCTCTGTTCCAGCCACTGTCGGCCCACCCCTGGTGGGTGACAGGGCCAGGGTGCCTAGGCCGTGGGGAGGTCAGCGCGATGCAGTGGCAcggatgccggcggtcaatccctggacggcgttgcgctggtGCGACCCGCGACTGTAAGCatgcttgtgccatccatgcaATGAGCACGGCGTCAGCGTGATTCCAACGCGTCTCGCTCGGtcctcacactgcctacgGCTGGGGAGGCTGAGACGACCTGTGGAGCGGGTGGGTGGACAGTGTTTGGGTCAGGGGCCGTGCACAGATGACTGGGCGCACTGCTgtggtgcgtgtctgcggctgcgttgcACGGCGCGATGGGTGCCCGTGACAGACCCGGTGGAGTGGAGCTTAGCGCATGTCGCAGGAATGGACGCGTGCCATGGGAACGAACAAAAATTTCTTGTGAGATCTCGAGGAATCGAGTTACTTTTAGCGTTTTGTTTCTGCACATGTACAGCGGGTACAACATCAACCCCTGCAAGTTCAGGTTTTGCAACACATTAAGTATTTTTGAAGTGTGGCACAATCGGTGCGAGCAACGGCTCTTTCATAACATGTGAAGTACACCTGCTCGAGTAGCGCTACAGTGAAGGAATAACTACAATGGAAAGGTTGACAGGGGACCAGATCTGTGCGTAGGATGGTCAGCTAGCCACTCGAGTCTCGACTTTGGAGAAAGACATGGATATCCTCATTCCAGCACACAGCACATTTGGAAGCGTTAGTGGAGGCCATTTGACAAGCTGTGGCGGCCGTGGATGAGGGTGGCGACACAGCGAAGGCCATCCCTGATGCGTTCGGTGACTTCCTTCGACGTCATGCAGGGGATCTTCGCACAAAGACTGAGTCGAAACACAGCGTCTTTGTTACGTCCTGCTCTCAAGGTGATGAGCATGACGAGCGAGTTGGAGAACGTGGTGGAGACCTTTGTCACTCACACGTCCCTTATTCTCGGGCTGCACCACGAAGCTGAGAAGGCACCGCTAGCTCCCCAGAGCTGTGAGAGCGGGTTTCTGACCCATTCTTCTGACCAACAAAGTCTTACAACGAGCGAGGAAGCCACCGGTGTGGAGGGTGAGTTTGCTCTCAAGGACGTGAGGGCGTGGGGAGGCACATACAGGGATTTGTCGGGCAAGACTGCGGAGTCGCTTCTTGCAGACGAAATTGCCTGTGGGCCTGGTAGTGTCTCATGAGCGAGCCGAGACGGCGCGACGTTCGCTCATGTTGTTGGTCAGCAACGCTGTAACCCGCCCTGGCCATTTGACGTGGAATGGCCGAGGCAGACAGTGCCACGTTGGGGCGGTTGTTCGCTTATACACGCAAGAACGGGTTTTCGCAAGTGGCACCACGGGTCGTTGCAGAGCAACACGAGAATCATTCCAATGGAGCTCCCGATGAAGTACTTGCGTGCCGCGGTGCGCAAGCATAAGCCAAAAGGAAGTGCTCAGTGCCATCAGCGTGGATAACCCAAGCCACATCACCTGGCTCTGTCAAAAAGGGCGGGTCTCCCAGGAGTGCCTTTGAGGCAGGCCACCGATTTGCCGAATTGACGAGAGGACAACGCGCCGTGTTTCGTGtcagggaagagggaggctCCGACGGTGACTCTGGTTACAGTTGCGCCCTTTTCTGGCTGATTGGCTGCTTTGTTTTCTGAAAGTGGCGAGGCTCGCACAGCTGGTGAAAACTGCGTTACGACGCCATAGGCGGTGGTGTAGGCTGGAGCGCGGACCCTAGGGTTAGGTTATTCGGGGCTCTGCCGCGCACGTTCCCGTGCATTCACATATTTTGTGTGAGACACACATCACCTTTGGAACTCATCAGAGGAGGCTTCCCGCCGTGTGTGACGGGGGCAGAGGAGACTGCACGCATTCATACATTTCTCGGTATCCTGGGCGTGTTCCTCCCATGTCGCTACATTCGTTTAACGCATACTCTTGCAGACAGGCCGTCTTGTGGCTTCTTATCAGCCATGAGGGGCGTAGCGCAGGCCCACTATACTGAAGAGACAGGGATCCTTGAATGACGGGACAAAATAAAGATAAGTAGGTATTCGTCTTCTTGCGTAGTGTTATCGTGAGCGCAAGGCGAAGGATTGCAGCTTGTCATACTCTTCATCGGTAATAGCAAACCCGCCAGCTGGGAAGAGCGGGGCGCATGCATTGGAATCCATCATCATGCACAGATATCGTTcgacctcctctctcttgttgctgtatacccccccccccccccccttgctTGCTTCCGCTTCTCTTCCATGTGTGCCATTGTCTGCCAATTTATGTATAGATCGATGTGCATGGGGTTTTCACGCTCTCAGTTGGTTCTCTCTTCCACAGCCTCTTTTTTAGTTTATTTGAGGTCCACTTCATTTCGCCTTCTGTCTTGACGCAGGGCATCTTCTTGCTTTGCTCTCGGCATCGATGCTGGCGTCCgacgcacgtgtgtgtttgtgcgcgtgtggtcGGCTTGATcgggcgtgcgtgctgctgagtttcgtctctcttctttctctccaaTGTGTGGGTCACCAATCGGGACAAGGAAAAAGCTGACATGAAGGCCCCGGCTAGCAAAACCGTTGGAGTGCCTCCCCTTCTTTTCAGCACTTTGGTCCACTGCCACACGTAACTCTTCGATGTACCGTGGGCAGAGGTGTTCGGATGCTCTCACACTCTTTATCACCCTTGACGCTGCTCGAACCGTCTATCGTGCCGTCAGAGGCGGAAAGCGAGCGAGTGTGAGAGCTCTGCACACCGTATCTCCGTTTCTTCATGTGACTCCTGCTCGCAAAGGCTCTGACGAAGCGGGGCCCACCACATGGAGAGTGCTGTCGTTGTCTCAAGTTGGTGCATTGCAACGCTCTACACGCGCATGCTTTGCGCGCCCTCTTCGGTTTGGCCTCCCTTTTCTGCTGCACTCACTTTTCGCCACTTCCCTTACTtacccttctctcccctttctTCTACTCGTCCCTAtggaaacacacacacacacacacacacacaaatgcTGACACCCTGGTGTACGTGGACGCGTCCTGGTACAGACgcagcgcgcggcggtggagtAGAGGAAGACACGAGGAACGCACGCCACAATCGATGGGTGGCGCTCTCGCCGCGTcacgcgtgctgcgctgcttcttgcTGTCCaaggacgcggaggcgcttCTCCAATCCGTCCTGGAGCATCACGGTGCCGCGGAGGGACCCTCTGTGAATGTCGCCGCAGACACTCTTCCACCCGAGCAGGGGAATAAAGGCGAGGCGCCATCGTTTGGCCCTCCCTCTTGCCTGTTGAGAAATCCAGACAACGCTGTGACAGAGCTGAGGGCGGGCGAAGAGGCAAGTGTCGCCTCTGCGGTTGGCGGTGACGAACTGAAGGACCCTTCGCAACTTACCAGGCTCTTCTCGACGTCACAGCATCATCAACAATCAGACTGCTCCCGCGGGCACGCAGGGCAGAGCAAGTCGACCAGCGTGCCGGCCGACCAAGTTTACTTTACCTTGGAaactgtgcgtgcgcacccgATGATCAGTTTTCCAGAGATCTTGACGCAGTGGGAGCAGTTCCTCGCGTTCGACGGTGATAAGGACGCGGATCACGTTTCACAGCACCTGTGCTGCTCTGAGATGGCGTTGCTCAACCTCAAGCTGGAGGACGGTCTTCTTGCCTCGCTAGCGGCGATGTGTGGCACTCCGCCGCCCATCGACAAGGTGCCGAGGCACGTGGCCGACGCCCTTCGGTCTGATTTTTGTTCGGGCAACTACCGGAAAGTGCCGGGCGCCCTTCACGTTTGTCGCGCGCCCCTATCGCATCGCGCACCCAAGTCGCCGGCCTGCTACACGCTTCTGCACTTTTCTGCCGAGTTGGGCGACGTAGCGTATGTGCAGGCCCTTTTGGCCCACTATCCCTCTGGTTTTCCACTCCGGTGGCTCTCCTCTCCGATGCACGCTGGCCAAGGCTACCCGACACCTGCGATGCTTGCCGTAGAAGAACCGGCCAGGGGTGTAGGCTTCCAACCCTTCTCAGCGCTATCTCCGCCACCGTCGGTAATGCCATCGGAGTCGGAAGCCGAGGTGTACGCTCGTGCAAATACGGAGCTATATCCGTGCAAGTGGGTTTCGGAGCACTGTCCGGACCACACGGGGATGTATCTCTGTCACCTGGCTGCCGCGCGCGGAAATGTGCAGTACCTGAATTACCTTGTCGGCCTTCtgggcgcggcgacggtgctgaagaagcagcgctgcgcgccgccagtGTCGCCGCTGAACACCTGGGCCTCTCTTCGCTATCTGCCTCGCTTGACCGCAGCGCAGTGTGCCTTGGCGTTTCATCAaacagcggcgctggagtGGATCGAGGCGGCACACCCGTTtgcgctggaggagatggaTCGCAGGACGCTGGTCCACGCCTTAatggcggcagcgatacACAAGGACGACCTCACTGGAGCTTTTTCATTTCTCCGGACGCGCTCGATGGAGCCGCTGGGCATACTCGACTTTGTGCCCGCCTCCGTTGGTGCATCTCGGGCTGAGATGGGAGCGTCAAAACCGTCTCAGAGCGTGTGGAGCTGCGAGCTCGATGAGGCTGGGATACTTCGCATGGTATTTGCAGCTGCAGAGGCTGGAAATGTTGGTGTGCTTCGTTGGTTTGATGATGCATTGGGCGATACGGATGTGCGGTGGCTGTGCGACCGGCATGGCACGACAGTACTGCATCACTGCGCGAGAGGCTTACACGCAGCGGCaatggcggcgctgctttcGATCAcggtcgccacctcgtgcacAGACTCGCTGCAAAAGCAAGGCAGCGCTCCACGGTCCCCGCCTCTTTGGACTCCTCTCGATCCCACATGGATAGACGTAGAGGACAGCGACGGTCGCACTCCAGCTGTGTGGTGCGTCTTGAGCCGATCCAAGAAAGGACGGGGGGTGGAGATGCTGGAGGTACTGCGCAACGCTGGCTCCGACtggccgcgtcgccggcacAATGGTCTCTCACTCTTTGAGATGGCGGCACAGGAGCATTCACGCCACACGAAGTTGATGCAGTACCTGAAGCTCCATATCAAAGCACCCCTGCATCGCCAGCGACACTGATCAAGTgtccttttccttctcttttccaTCATCGACACCGTTTACACCCAGCTGCCTCCACCTGTTAAGCGCAGGCACCACGAGTGTCTTGTGAGGGGCAAAGGGGTGCGACACAGGTCGGAGGGAGGCAGGGCTGTTCAAGCGTGCCGAAcgccggtgtgtgtgtgtgttcgtgaTGGCGACTCCGGGGGACAAGCGGATCTGCTTTCTTCTGCTGCTACCGATGTTTTAGtttgctttctttttttcttctttgaTTCTCTGCTTTGCTCGTCGGGCACCTCAAAAAGGtggcacacacgtacacacacacacacaccgtgtgcgtgtgggagcGAGTCCCAGGCTATGTGCATCAACCAGAGAATCCGCTTCTTTTCCCTCTTTTCGCTGGCTTGCGCGTTCGCTGCCTCTTCCGTGTTCTCCTTTTCGTGTTCCGCTCCCTTGGCACGATCAGgcgcgagagggagaagaagtcGAACAAAATGGGATGCAAGGAGGTCTCTGCTGAGTGGTAGGCCACTGCAGTCTCTCCCCCTCACGTGGTCTTTCAGGCATTTTACATCTGCCGGGGCACAGCACCTTCATCTCCCCCAAAGTCGGTTTTGACGGGCTTCCACGTGTCCCTCATCGAACTCTTCTGCCCCTTTTCAAGTCATCTAGTTGCTGTGAGCATCACTTGTGAATCCCGCCTTGAAACAGCTGCGATTGCATCCGCcaggtgcgcgcgcgcacacacacacacacacacacacgctcagTTTGCGTGGCGCCACACCTGagtggagaggggagagcaATAAAAACCCGTTGGCTTAGCACaagaaagaagagagcaTCGCCTTGCGGGACAttgtggcggcaccggcacgcatatatatatatatatatatatatacccGCCTCCATAGAGCATCGGGTGTCTGGCGGTTCCCCGTGTGCTGACTCACACCGAAACTCATCCTACACCGTGATTGCAGTGTCACTTGTACTCCGCTGCCCCGAGCGGGGTGACGCGGCGTTTCTCGCGGTCTTCATTGCCTTCTTGTATGCCGTTGCTCGGCTGCCCTGCTCTGATGGCGTCAGAGAAAGCAGTTGAGTCGGCGAAGGGGTTTTGCGGGCCGGCGATGTatgccgccagcgccatgCATGCGCGCATCACCCTCGCCGACGTCCCACCCAGCGCTGACGGACTTCGGCTCCTAGCCTCGAATGGGAACTGGTC from Leishmania major strain Friedlin complete genome, chromosome 26 carries:
- a CDS encoding putative protein kinase, yielding MLAHPILASEDDEEYVIRVIFCLPALLDAYFDAVETICAEPSPPPESKTRADILYLTIQQRLVVLGRVPPSTFRHFDEVSGTETEDKELPKLIDQLRHVFLENKVDIGPQALLWRKRSLSLARECSDHMNRCRVRFSLSRKVRRKLVAYGSSPCAFSMISFGLIVIFSCSALVIIPAVQAPLASGLAVGCVACVLLVLSASLVSFNLFTAVRSLHILYSQLFHEYLIAGGSPSDILLNSLQEPSFKQRGKDGPRDSGTKRLEMGRETKTGYYTIPYGDENRIGYIEGKQLNAQVVMIAFDSNYQITWWNNAAEVMTGFLQDGCIGKPLNELVQCFNDEDVCSLIKHTRRGNLLKIKLCSLTAAPTTLSTVVAPILNCDSKPIGNVLICANSLDNLREYRIYMHNYQVSETIGALSFLSERSSLSHEDSTLVNSLRRFVRNGLANHVEALAREMESDWDWTSVEQLLGRALGHRIGLHEVIVDPLFPPTLCVNPDVAKTFGTVVGLANGHCTVTLQMLNLTGNVFSLAVTVLLGPKCRPWDQAQLEQQLEQLLRSTAGSVYLLEERVVLHFPCQVAPILDDGDEGDANPTSDQALQITQARAIINCTVNVVTAITNMVDQHNLSLILLKTMFVSLASVRERSDLEQRLSARPCDVDVIICDSEWLSSSRDLLMNNDHGAMVIPLIDAQMPVPGDVQHAIRMPLVRRDVQQLILEVGKAVSMKKNAISAREERERILTLRQDSPWTRGKLLGRGSYGAVYEATSDLTGGKMAVKMFYFSQNVESSISTLLNEVSIMCSLNHPNIVHYFHCERKDNNVSLFMELCEASLTDIIVGRRQKPAHLSVVQIIRQVLTAIAYLHSRGIAHRDVKPQNILLKGETVKLTDFGTAIQGNAGKEVRGTFRYMAPEVYKGDPHSLSCDIWSIGCLVCELFACPTPFMQNSSLLGEMTSTVDYLTRVPQNAVLIDFLAKCFQLDPERRWGAGDLLMHSLLSGNATASSLMKLETIFDAKHSNPLDPSSQSVFSLRSA